A genomic window from Pirellulales bacterium includes:
- the xerC gene encoding tyrosine recombinase XerC yields MATVSENSLAAAVDRFLQYLRVERNASALTIKSYREDLEALMEFLSERHRGRCPEPADLTTLDLRGYASAMHTAGYAKTTIARRLASLRSFFRFGQREGWTKTNPAKPLRNPRRGRALPHFLSSGELDRLLSAPPTHDPLGLRDRAILETLYSAGLRVSELVGLNDGDMDLPAGILRVRGKGRKERLSPLGSYAQEALRKWLKVRRVAGRVADTLLAPVFVNRFGKRLTTRSVGRLLEKYLKVTGLDGRTTPHTLRHSFATHLVDRGADIRSVQELLGHKSLVTTQIYTHVSTAALRAAYEKAHPRAK; encoded by the coding sequence GTGGCAACCGTCTCTGAGAACTCTCTCGCCGCGGCCGTCGATCGTTTTCTGCAATATCTGCGCGTCGAGCGCAACGCCTCGGCGCTCACGATCAAGAGCTATCGAGAAGACCTCGAAGCCTTGATGGAGTTCCTCAGTGAGCGGCACCGCGGCCGCTGCCCCGAGCCGGCCGACCTGACCACGCTCGATCTGCGCGGCTATGCCTCGGCCATGCACACGGCCGGTTACGCGAAGACAACGATTGCACGCCGTTTGGCGTCGCTGCGCAGCTTCTTCCGCTTCGGCCAGCGCGAAGGATGGACCAAGACCAATCCGGCCAAACCGCTGCGCAATCCGCGCCGCGGCCGCGCGCTACCCCACTTCTTGTCGAGCGGCGAGTTGGACCGGCTGCTCTCCGCGCCGCCAACGCACGATCCACTGGGCCTGCGCGATCGGGCCATTCTGGAAACACTGTATTCGGCCGGCCTGCGCGTCAGCGAACTGGTGGGCTTGAACGACGGAGACATGGACCTGCCGGCCGGTATCCTGCGCGTGCGCGGCAAAGGACGCAAGGAACGCCTATCGCCTTTAGGCTCTTACGCGCAAGAGGCCCTGCGCAAGTGGCTCAAAGTACGTCGCGTCGCCGGACGCGTGGCCGACACGCTGCTGGCCCCGGTCTTCGTCAACCGTTTCGGCAAGCGACTCACCACGCGCAGCGTTGGCCGCTTGCTGGAAAAGTATCTGAAAGTTACGGGACTCGACGGCCGCACGACACCCCACACGCTGCGGCATAGCTTCGCCACGCACCTGGTCGACCGCGGCGCCGATATCCGCAGCGTGCAGGAGCTGCTCGGCCACAAAAGCCTGGTGACCACGCAGATCTACACGCACGTCAGTACCGCCGCCCTGCGCGCCGCTTACGAAAAAGCACATCCCCGGGCGAAGTAG
- the bshB1 gene encoding bacillithiol biosynthesis deacetylase BshB1, which translates to MLDILVVAPHPDDAELGMAGTIMRALDEGLKVGILDLTSGEPTPFGTPEIRARETAAASDVMKISWRENLGLVNRKLEHTLDARAQLAGVFRRVRPRTIFAPYWVDAHPDHVAATELIEAARFWSKLTKSDLPGEPFHPSRILYYHCVHLRVVAPPAFVIDISPYWPRKRAAIECYHSQFIKGREQQSPNLIDRWRDYAAFWGWSIGVEYGEPFASREPVGLASLRDLL; encoded by the coding sequence GTGCTCGATATCCTGGTCGTCGCGCCTCATCCGGACGATGCCGAATTAGGGATGGCCGGCACGATCATGCGCGCCCTCGACGAGGGATTGAAGGTCGGCATCCTCGACCTGACCAGCGGCGAACCCACGCCGTTTGGCACCCCCGAGATTCGCGCCCGCGAAACGGCCGCCGCCTCGGACGTCATGAAAATCAGTTGGCGTGAAAACCTCGGGCTCGTCAACCGCAAGCTGGAACACACGCTCGATGCCCGGGCCCAACTGGCGGGCGTCTTTCGCCGCGTGCGACCGCGCACGATCTTCGCCCCTTATTGGGTCGATGCCCATCCCGATCACGTCGCGGCCACGGAGTTAATCGAGGCGGCACGATTCTGGTCGAAGCTCACCAAGAGCGATCTGCCCGGCGAACCGTTCCATCCGTCGCGCATTCTCTACTACCACTGCGTGCACCTGCGCGTCGTCGCGCCGCCGGCGTTCGTCATTGACATTAGCCCCTACTGGCCGCGCAAGCGTGCCGCGATCGAATGCTACCACAGCCAGTTCATCAAGGGGCGCGAGCAGCAAAGCCCGAATCTTATCGATCGCTGGCGGGATTATGCCGCCTTCTGGGGCTGGTCGATCGGCGTCGAATACGGCGAACCTTTCGCCAGTCGCGAACCGGTGGGTCTGGCCAGTTTGCGCGACCTGCTGTAG
- a CDS encoding DUF6268 family outer membrane beta-barrel protein, whose product MHRADRLRPWLSCCAGLVIGLALAAGLARAQALLPPLGSGDDVLERIKRLPPAEEQAPLSRLPPVIDPNTAPTRQPESVALLPPSADNSSFFSDPRDPGRQYDPLEEEVAKEEAPALPPGFKNGVLQFTTFRKTFLLEGPRDTGLGIQSFLLQTTFALPFFTRDKPIFITPYFQAHILQGPVPVDLPPQLYDVSLEFRILRQPTPQWGIDLAFAPTILSDFQNMSHQAYRWVGRAAALYTYSPTLQIAGGAMATGRTDVPVLPIGGLIWTPSPDWRHEIIFPKPKLARRFVVRETASWWGYTAGEFGGNSYAIERAWGADDIATYRDLRFILGLERKDISGMYHRFEIGYVFDRLVSYQSGTPSFAPTPTVMLRGEAVF is encoded by the coding sequence ATGCACAGGGCAGATCGCTTGCGGCCGTGGCTATCCTGCTGCGCAGGCCTGGTCATTGGTCTGGCGCTTGCGGCCGGGCTTGCGCGCGCGCAAGCATTGCTGCCACCGCTCGGTTCGGGAGACGACGTTTTAGAACGCATCAAGCGCTTGCCTCCCGCCGAAGAGCAAGCACCGCTCTCGCGCCTGCCCCCCGTCATCGATCCCAACACCGCTCCGACACGGCAGCCGGAAAGCGTGGCGCTGTTGCCGCCGTCGGCGGACAACTCGAGCTTTTTCAGCGATCCGCGCGACCCAGGCCGGCAGTACGACCCGCTCGAAGAAGAGGTCGCCAAGGAAGAGGCGCCCGCCCTGCCGCCGGGTTTCAAGAACGGCGTCCTGCAGTTCACGACCTTCCGCAAGACGTTTCTGCTCGAAGGCCCGCGCGACACGGGGCTGGGGATTCAAAGTTTCCTGCTGCAGACCACGTTTGCGCTGCCGTTTTTCACGCGCGACAAACCGATCTTCATTACGCCCTATTTTCAAGCGCACATTCTGCAAGGTCCGGTTCCGGTCGACTTGCCACCGCAGCTTTACGACGTGTCGCTCGAGTTCCGCATCTTGCGCCAGCCCACTCCGCAGTGGGGAATCGATCTGGCGTTCGCGCCGACGATCCTCAGCGACTTTCAGAACATGTCGCACCAGGCCTATCGTTGGGTGGGGCGGGCCGCGGCGCTGTACACCTACTCGCCGACCTTGCAAATCGCCGGAGGCGCGATGGCCACCGGTCGTACGGACGTGCCGGTTTTGCCGATCGGCGGCCTGATCTGGACCCCCAGTCCCGACTGGCGGCACGAGATCATTTTCCCGAAGCCCAAGCTCGCCCGCCGCTTTGTCGTGCGCGAAACGGCCAGTTGGTGGGGTTATACGGCCGGGGAATTCGGCGGCAACAGCTACGCCATCGAACGCGCCTGGGGCGCTGACGACATTGCCACTTACCGTGACCTGCGCTTTATCCTGGGACTGGAGCGCAAGGACATCTCGGGCATGTATCACCGCTTCGAAATCGGCTACGTGTTCGACCGGCTGGTTTCTTACCAGAGCGGTACGCCCTCGTTCGCGCCAACACCGACCGTGATGCTGCGTGGAGAGGCGGTCTTCTAA
- a CDS encoding linear amide C-N hydrolase, translating to MPRRESECAGLLVGAVVQKDFGCVSPCHYVLHDAAGNCAVIEYVDGKRSIHDNPLGVFTNAPTFDWHITNLRNYANLSVTNVPPVELVGVRLSGFGQGNGLFGLPGDFTPPSRFVRAVAFSQSSVATKTAVDAILQAFHILNQFDIPKGIDWGRGGAGTIKIQTANASPAPRKFSPNSIRCQAFIANRSIVARPIAVLPITLVSCQRKCSCQ from the coding sequence TTGCCACGACGCGAGTCCGAGTGCGCGGGGCTACTCGTCGGCGCGGTTGTCCAGAAGGACTTCGGCTGCGTGTCCCCTTGCCATTACGTGTTGCACGATGCCGCAGGCAACTGTGCCGTGATCGAGTACGTGGACGGCAAGCGGAGCATCCACGACAACCCGCTCGGCGTGTTCACCAACGCGCCAACCTTCGACTGGCACATCACCAATCTGCGCAATTACGCGAACCTTTCCGTCACGAACGTCCCGCCGGTCGAGCTTGTGGGCGTCCGCCTGAGCGGCTTTGGCCAGGGGAACGGGCTGTTTGGTCTGCCGGGAGACTTTACGCCGCCGTCACGGTTTGTCCGTGCCGTGGCGTTCTCGCAGTCGTCGGTGGCCACGAAGACCGCGGTCGACGCAATCTTGCAAGCCTTTCACATCTTGAATCAGTTCGACATTCCCAAGGGAATAGATTGGGGACGTGGCGGGGCTGGCACGATAAAGATTCAGACCGCGAACGCCTCGCCGGCCCCGCGTAAATTCTCGCCCAACTCGATTCGTTGCCAAGCGTTCATTGCCAACAGATCGATCGTGGCACGTCCTATCGCGGTCTTGCCGATAACTCTGGTTTCTTGCCAGCGGAAGTGTTCGTGCCAATGA
- a CDS encoding formylmethanofuran dehydrogenase subunit C: MPLKLTLRAPSPIPIEVAGIVPDVVRDVTLAQIERLSVLHGNEQLPLAELFNVRGDASDEQIEFVGDMAGVHHVGARMQSGAIHVTGNTGRHLGSRMTGGEITVDGDADDWAGAEMHDGLIRIRGNAGHHAGAAYPGSEAGMTGGILLIHRSAGDQTAHTMRRGLIAVGGNVGDFAGINMIAGSLFVSGTCGLRPAAGMRRGTLVIFNDRPALLPTFRSGGRCQPLFLSIYLGKLAALDFPAPDEWRRASYEIFHGDMLTGGRGEILVRF; this comes from the coding sequence ATGCCTCTCAAGCTGACATTGCGTGCGCCGTCGCCGATTCCGATCGAGGTTGCCGGCATCGTGCCCGACGTGGTGCGCGATGTGACGCTTGCGCAAATCGAACGGCTCTCCGTGCTGCACGGCAATGAGCAGTTGCCGCTGGCCGAGCTCTTCAACGTGCGCGGCGACGCCTCCGACGAGCAAATCGAGTTCGTTGGCGACATGGCGGGCGTACACCATGTCGGCGCGCGGATGCAATCGGGCGCGATCCACGTTACCGGAAATACGGGACGCCACCTGGGCAGCCGGATGACGGGCGGCGAAATCACGGTCGACGGTGACGCGGACGATTGGGCCGGCGCGGAAATGCACGATGGCCTTATCCGCATTCGCGGAAATGCAGGGCATCATGCCGGTGCCGCCTACCCTGGCAGCGAAGCCGGCATGACCGGCGGCATTTTGCTGATTCACCGTAGCGCCGGCGATCAGACGGCGCACACCATGCGTCGCGGCCTGATCGCCGTCGGCGGCAATGTGGGCGACTTTGCCGGCATCAATATGATCGCGGGCAGCCTGTTCGTGTCAGGCACTTGCGGCTTGCGCCCGGCCGCCGGAATGCGACGCGGCACGCTGGTCATCTTCAACGATCGACCGGCATTGTTACCGACATTTCGATCGGGCGGCCGCTGTCAGCCGCTCTTCTTGAGCATCTATCTGGGCAAGCTCGCCGCGCTGGACTTTCCCGCGCCGGACGAGTGGCGCCGCGCAAGCTATGAGATCTTCCACGGCGATATGCTCACAGGCGGGCGCGGCGAGATTCTCGTGCGATTCTGA
- a CDS encoding HAD family phosphatase encodes MAPKFIYFDLGNVLLFFDHALSARQMAAAAGLTEGQVREAVFDSGLQWQYEAGQVTSQQFYEEFCRRTDRRPDYKALAHAAGAIFRMNGSMKPVLSHLKECGHRVGLLSNTCEMHWDYFTDGRYAMIPDVFDVVTLSFRVGAMKPDPKIYAAAAEAAHVRPEEIFFMDDTAGHVAGARACGFDAVQYTDTPTLVADLRKRGVRFNY; translated from the coding sequence ATGGCGCCCAAGTTCATCTATTTCGATTTGGGCAACGTCCTCTTGTTCTTCGACCATGCGCTGTCGGCGCGGCAAATGGCGGCCGCGGCCGGACTCACCGAAGGGCAAGTCCGCGAGGCCGTCTTCGACAGCGGCCTGCAATGGCAATACGAAGCGGGCCAGGTCACAAGTCAGCAATTCTACGAAGAGTTCTGCCGCCGCACCGACCGGCGTCCCGACTATAAGGCCCTCGCCCACGCCGCCGGCGCCATCTTTCGCATGAACGGCTCGATGAAGCCCGTGTTGTCGCACTTGAAAGAATGTGGCCATCGAGTCGGCCTGCTCTCGAACACTTGCGAAATGCACTGGGATTACTTCACCGACGGCCGCTACGCCATGATTCCCGACGTGTTCGACGTCGTGACGCTCAGTTTTCGCGTGGGCGCGATGAAGCCCGATCCAAAGATCTATGCCGCGGCCGCCGAAGCCGCGCACGTCCGACCGGAGGAAATCTTCTTCATGGACGATACGGCCGGGCACGTTGCCGGAGCGCGGGCGTGCGGCTTTGACGCCGTTCAATACACCGACACACCCACGCTCGTGGCCGATCTGCGCAAGCGCGGCGTGCGCTTCAACTATTGA
- a CDS encoding PIG-L family deacetylase — translation MTKPEDYPQLDVIAVGAHPDDVEIACGGTLARLAKQGYRVGIIDLTDGEPTPLSPGPEARLAEAERAAKVLGVTKRIQLDLPNRRLFDSFEARVALGLEFRKYRPKLVLGFGEKTPLASPDHWQAMQITDAAVFYARLTKWDDYFAGLPVHTISAQLYYTLAFGALGLPPAGGHLVVDITDTLDTKIEAIRCYETQFPPAKAHVLDRVRAFALQQGQAAGYFAGELLASPRTLGTRDLMHFLFGMKPGDEPRKPDVR, via the coding sequence ATGACGAAGCCAGAGGACTATCCACAACTCGACGTGATTGCCGTTGGCGCCCATCCTGACGATGTCGAGATCGCCTGCGGCGGCACGCTCGCGCGGCTTGCCAAGCAAGGCTACCGCGTCGGCATTATTGACCTGACTGATGGCGAGCCGACTCCGTTGTCGCCCGGTCCCGAGGCACGGTTGGCGGAAGCTGAGCGCGCCGCGAAAGTGCTGGGTGTAACCAAGCGCATCCAGTTGGACCTACCCAACCGCCGGTTGTTCGACTCGTTCGAGGCGCGCGTCGCGCTCGGTCTGGAATTTCGCAAGTATCGCCCAAAGCTCGTGCTGGGTTTTGGAGAGAAGACGCCGCTTGCATCACCCGATCATTGGCAGGCGATGCAAATCACGGACGCCGCCGTTTTCTATGCGCGACTGACTAAGTGGGACGATTACTTCGCTGGCCTGCCGGTACACACGATTTCGGCCCAGCTTTATTACACGCTGGCATTCGGCGCGCTGGGATTGCCGCCGGCCGGTGGGCACCTGGTGGTCGACATTACCGACACGCTCGACACCAAGATCGAGGCCATCCGCTGCTACGAAACGCAATTCCCGCCGGCCAAGGCGCACGTGCTCGATCGCGTGCGCGCCTTTGCACTGCAGCAGGGACAGGCGGCCGGTTACTTCGCCGGCGAATTGCTGGCCAGCCCGCGCACCCTCGGCACGCGCGACCTGATGCATTTCCTTTTCGGCATGAAGCCCGGGGACGAGCCCCGCAAGCCGGACGTGCGGTAA
- the cbiE gene encoding precorrin-6y C5,15-methyltransferase (decarboxylating) subunit CbiE, protein MPPKDKVHIVGIGDDGLEGVTSAARTLIEQADLLVGADHTLRLVPSGKAERLVAGGNLDAIVERIAASATRRVVVLVSGDPLFYGLARYLCEKLGKDRFVVVPHVSSMQLAFARVKESWEEAYLSNLANRPLEQVIEQIRVAERVGLFTSEDCPPSKVAQALLDRRIDYFWGYVCENLGSPDERVTRGSLKELAAQDFAPLNVMILVRKPDMPDRPSDEIGLRLFGNPDEAFLQSKPKQGLLTSSEVRSIALAQMDLRTMSTVWDIGAGSGSVAIEAAQIASGGKTYAIEMDQEDHTLILDNAARFGLRNLVAVLGRAPEAWIDLPDPDAIFVGGSGREISRILDLAYERLRPGGRLVANTGSIENLADIHATLHRRAGEVRVWMVNIARGTYQLERVRFDALNPTFLLAIVKPSS, encoded by the coding sequence ATGCCCCCTAAGGACAAAGTTCACATTGTCGGCATCGGCGACGATGGCCTGGAAGGGGTCACAAGCGCCGCGCGGACCTTGATCGAACAGGCCGACTTGCTGGTGGGCGCGGACCATACCCTGCGGCTGGTGCCGTCGGGCAAGGCCGAGCGGCTGGTGGCCGGCGGCAATCTCGACGCCATCGTCGAACGCATCGCCGCGTCCGCAACGCGCCGCGTGGTGGTGCTCGTCTCCGGCGATCCGCTCTTTTATGGCTTGGCGCGCTACTTGTGCGAAAAGCTGGGCAAAGATCGTTTCGTGGTCGTGCCGCACGTCAGCAGCATGCAACTGGCCTTCGCCCGGGTGAAGGAGAGCTGGGAAGAAGCCTACCTCAGCAACCTGGCCAATCGCCCGCTGGAGCAGGTGATCGAGCAGATACGCGTCGCCGAGCGGGTGGGGCTGTTTACGAGCGAGGATTGCCCGCCCTCGAAAGTCGCGCAAGCGCTTCTGGATCGGCGCATCGATTATTTCTGGGGCTACGTGTGCGAGAACCTGGGCTCGCCCGACGAGCGCGTCACGCGCGGCAGCTTGAAGGAGTTGGCCGCGCAGGATTTCGCGCCGTTGAACGTGATGATCCTGGTGCGCAAGCCCGACATGCCCGATCGTCCCTCGGACGAGATCGGCCTGCGGTTGTTCGGGAATCCGGATGAAGCCTTTTTGCAATCGAAGCCCAAGCAAGGGCTGCTCACCAGCAGCGAAGTGCGCTCGATTGCACTGGCGCAAATGGACCTGCGCACGATGAGCACCGTATGGGACATCGGCGCCGGCAGCGGCTCGGTGGCCATCGAAGCGGCGCAAATCGCCTCGGGCGGCAAGACCTACGCCATTGAAATGGATCAAGAGGACCACACGCTGATTCTCGATAACGCGGCGCGCTTCGGACTGCGCAATCTGGTGGCCGTGCTCGGCCGGGCGCCCGAGGCGTGGATCGATCTGCCGGACCCCGACGCGATCTTCGTCGGTGGTAGCGGGCGAGAAATCAGCCGCATCCTCGACCTGGCCTACGAGCGCCTGCGTCCCGGCGGCCGGCTGGTCGCCAACACCGGCAGCATCGAAAACCTGGCCGATATTCACGCCACGCTGCATCGCCGCGCCGGCGAGGTGCGCGTATGGATGGTCAATATCGCTCGAGGTACGTATCAACTCGAACGCGTACGGTTCGATGCCTTGAATCCGACGTTCCTGTTGGCGATCGTTAAACCTTCGTCCTAA
- a CDS encoding formylglycine-generating enzyme family protein: MTTKQKQNRGAGRPAPGGRSAPQQTEARPAKRPIVAGLILAMLVGAAVYAATMYNAPAPSADQAAKAADEARARPHVNETPPPGETPPGMAWIPGGVFWMGTEDPTSMVCGGPDAMPDARPVHLVAVDGFWMDRTEVTNEEFAAFVEATGYQTIAERTPRAEDYPSAPPENLVAGSVVFTPPDHPVPLDNHFRWWSYVPGANWRHPEGPSSDLVGRAKEPVVHVSFVDAMAYAEWAGKRLPTEAEWEFAARGGLDRQPYVWGDELKPEGHYVANIWEGHFPNENSAEDGFVRASPVGSFPANGFGLVDMAGNVWEWCSDWYRPNYYAIVAPAADGAVHNPKGPVDSFDPSEPGVAKRVQRGGSFLCTDQYCTRYMPGSRGKGAVDTGDNHLGFRCVRSK, from the coding sequence GTGACCACCAAGCAAAAGCAGAACCGCGGCGCAGGTCGGCCCGCGCCCGGCGGTCGTTCAGCGCCGCAACAAACAGAAGCGCGACCGGCAAAACGCCCGATCGTCGCAGGTCTCATCCTAGCGATGCTCGTGGGCGCCGCGGTGTACGCCGCAACGATGTACAACGCGCCGGCACCCTCAGCGGATCAAGCGGCGAAGGCCGCGGACGAAGCACGGGCCCGGCCGCACGTGAACGAGACACCTCCGCCGGGCGAGACGCCTCCCGGCATGGCGTGGATTCCCGGCGGCGTGTTCTGGATGGGGACCGAAGATCCGACGTCGATGGTGTGCGGCGGCCCCGATGCGATGCCGGATGCGCGGCCCGTGCACTTGGTGGCGGTCGATGGCTTCTGGATGGACCGCACCGAGGTCACCAATGAAGAGTTCGCCGCATTCGTCGAGGCAACCGGATACCAGACCATCGCCGAACGCACGCCGCGGGCCGAGGACTATCCCAGCGCTCCGCCGGAAAACCTGGTGGCCGGCTCGGTCGTCTTTACGCCGCCCGATCATCCGGTGCCGCTCGACAATCACTTTCGCTGGTGGAGTTACGTCCCCGGCGCCAACTGGCGGCACCCGGAAGGCCCCTCGAGCGACCTGGTCGGTCGTGCCAAGGAGCCGGTGGTCCACGTTTCCTTCGTCGATGCGATGGCCTACGCCGAGTGGGCGGGCAAGCGGTTGCCGACGGAAGCGGAGTGGGAATTCGCCGCGCGCGGCGGCTTGGATCGGCAGCCCTACGTCTGGGGCGATGAGCTGAAGCCCGAAGGCCATTACGTGGCCAATATCTGGGAAGGGCATTTTCCGAACGAGAACTCGGCCGAGGACGGCTTCGTGCGCGCATCACCCGTCGGTTCGTTCCCGGCCAACGGCTTTGGACTTGTCGATATGGCGGGCAATGTCTGGGAATGGTGCAGCGACTGGTACCGGCCGAACTATTACGCGATCGTCGCGCCCGCGGCTGACGGCGCCGTCCATAATCCGAAAGGCCCCGTCGACAGCTTCGATCCGAGCGAGCCCGGGGTGGCTAAGCGCGTGCAGCGCGGCGGGTCGTTTCTGTGTACCGATCAATATTGCACGCGCTATATGCCGGGTTCGCGCGGCAAGGGGGCTGTCGACACCGGCGACAACCATCTCGGTTTCCGCTGTGTGCGGTCGAAATGA